From a region of the Pongo abelii isolate AG06213 chromosome 9, NHGRI_mPonAbe1-v2.0_pri, whole genome shotgun sequence genome:
- the LOC100437189 gene encoding olfactory receptor 2AT4-like: MAEPSLHKPVYFFLINLSALDILSTTVTVPKMLPLFLLGDSFLSFPACFLQMYLFHRFSCSEAFILVVMAYDCYVAICRPLHYPVLMTLQTNPVLATSAWLTALLLPIPAVVQTSQMAFDSIAHIYHCFCDHLAVVQTSCSDTNPQTLMGFCIAMVVSFLPLLLVLLSYAHILTLVFRINSQEGRSKAFSTCSSHLLVVGTYYSSIAIAYVAYRADLPLDFHLMGNVVHAILLFFFFFFFFFKYVLPSLYMPCHSHTCSPLCHLHAEGQGCQSSHHQDHMSPGARVF; this comes from the coding sequence ATGGCAGAGCCCAGCCTCCACAAGCCCGTGTACTTCTTCCTGATAAACCTCTCAGCCCTAGACATCCTCTCCACTACAGTCACCGTCCCCAAGATGCTGCCCCTGTTCTTGCTTGGGGACAGCTTCCTCAGCTTCCCTGCCTGCTTCCTGCAGATGTACCTGTTCCACAGGTTCTCCTGCTCAGAAGCCTTCATCCTGGTGGTCATGGCCTATGACTGCTATGTGGCTATCTGCCGCCCACTGCACTACCCTGTCCTCATGACCCTTCAGACCAACCCTGTCTTGGCAACCAGTGCCTGGCTCACTGCCCTCCTCCTGCCCATTCCAGCAGTGGTACAGACCTCCCAGATGGCATTTGACAGCATTGCCCACATCTACCACTGCTTCTGTGATCATCTGGCCGTGGTCCAGACCTCCTGCTCTGACACCAACCCCCAGACCCTCATGGGCTTCTGCATCGCCATGGTGGTGtccttcctcccccttctcctggtGCTTCTCTCCTATGCCCACATCTTGACCTTGGTGTTTCGCATCAACTCCCAAGAAGGACGCTCCAAAGCCTTCTCCACCTGCAGCTCCCACctcctggtggtgggcacctactACTCATCCATTGCCATAGCCTATGTGGCCTACAGGGCTGACCTGCCCCTCGACTTCCACCTCATGGGCAATGTGGTACATGccattctcctcttcttcttcttcttcttttttttttttaaatacgtCCTTCCCTCCCTGTATATGCCTTGCCATTCTCACACCTGTTCTCCACTCTGTCATCTGCATGCTGAGGGACAGGGATGTCAAAGCAGCCATCACCAAGATCATATGTCCCCAGGAGCCAGGGTGTTCTAG